GAAGAGCCACTCACGGCGGCCAGTTTGTAACTTTATGCCGCGGGCTGTCAACAAGACCTCGTGAAGCGGGTCTGGAACTTTCACCCCCCTTCGACCGTATAGAGCTAAGGGACTTTACAATACATGACTAATATGGTAAGACTAATCATCACGTACAGAGAGGGCAGAAAGTGGACACCTGGTGTAAAGTTTCCATACTGCACCGCCTGCCTTGAACCGGGTCAATAGGCCTCAAACCAAGGAGCCATAAAGGTTTGCAGTAACTGCCCCATATTGGCACGAGATTTGTAGATAGGCAATTGAAAGCGAGAAAGGAACCAACCATGAGAGCACCGTTGCATGACGTCTCGGAAGAGGAACTCGACGTAGAAGTTGTCGACGTCGAGCCCGCCTGGGTCGACACGAGCGAGAGCGACGAGTCGCCGGTGGAGCTCGATGTTCTTGGCCAGTACCTCAAGGAGACGCATCGCTACCCCCTACTCAACCGCGAAGACGAGCAGCGGGTTTCTCGGGCGATGCGGCGTTCCGAAGCGGCACTCAAGGAGAAGAAGCGAGCAGCGGGTCGTCAGTCCGCTCGCAAAGAGTTTGACGAGACCCGAGCTAAGATGATCGAGAGCAACCTCCGTCTGGTCGTGTCGATCGCGAAACGGTACAAGAACATGGGGATGGAGCTCTCCGACCTCGTCCAAGAAGGGAACATCGGTCTGATGCAGGCCGTGGAGCGTTTCGACCCAAGGCGTAACTTGAAGTTCTCGACCTATGCCACTTGGTGGATTCGCCAGGCCATCACCCGAGCCCTGTCTCAGAAGTCTCGCACCATCAAGGTGCCGATCAACAAGCTGGAAATGGTCCGCGTCGCGACGCGCGCCAAGAACAAGCTCCAGGAGCGTCAGGGGCGGGAGCCCAGCATCAAAGAAGTCGCGAAAGAGGTCGGGGTTCAGGAACATCAGGTGGAAACGGCGATGAAGTCCATCCCCCATCTCGAGTCGTTGGACGCTCTAGCGGTCGAGGACGGAAGCCCTCGGTGGGAGCTGCAGTCCGACGAGCGGTCCGAGACGCCGTGGCAGGTCGTCCTGGATCGGGACATGCGTGAGAAGGTTCGGGCTGCGCTCGAGCTTCTGCCTCCACGACAGCAGCTCATCGTGCGGATGAGGTTCGGCATCGGGTTCAACACCGAATACAATCTCGAGGAGATCGGCAAGGTCCTCAACCTCACCAGAGAACGAGTTCGCCAGCTGGAGGTCGAGGCGCTTCGCCGGTTGCGGGCAGCCGGAAACCGCCGAGCGTTGCACGACTACCTGCAGTAAGAACTCCAAAGCGCGGAGGCCGGAGGTCTCCGCGCTTTCTTTTGCCCGGCGTGACGCGATGACCCGCTTGGCTCGACAGGTTGTTCCCCGCGGACGTCCGTTGTTCCCGAACGAGTTGAGCTATGATCTCCTCTGGCCGTGCCCGTCACCACCATACGTCATTCGATCCGCACCGAG
This genomic interval from Vicinamibacteria bacterium contains the following:
- a CDS encoding sigma-70 family RNA polymerase sigma factor, encoding MRAPLHDVSEEELDVEVVDVEPAWVDTSESDESPVELDVLGQYLKETHRYPLLNREDEQRVSRAMRRSEAALKEKKRAAGRQSARKEFDETRAKMIESNLRLVVSIAKRYKNMGMELSDLVQEGNIGLMQAVERFDPRRNLKFSTYATWWIRQAITRALSQKSRTIKVPINKLEMVRVATRAKNKLQERQGREPSIKEVAKEVGVQEHQVETAMKSIPHLESLDALAVEDGSPRWELQSDERSETPWQVVLDRDMREKVRAALELLPPRQQLIVRMRFGIGFNTEYNLEEIGKVLNLTRERVRQLEVEALRRLRAAGNRRALHDYLQ